The following proteins come from a genomic window of Nostoc sp. TCL26-01:
- the cas3 gene encoding type I-D CRISPR-associated helicase Cas3': MSESYKINLKPIYSQTVPTPDGVQIPKGWSLSWHQVATLEALRNPNIDVVFNTAMTGDGKSLAAYLEVLQGEFSAIGLYPTNELARDQETQIQGYVEIFQPANQPRVVRLSGADLEIYAENEGLKKGQAIGTLTSQREALLTNPDIFHYLHRGAYIIHGDSPDKLWGKIDKDFDLFIFDEFHVFAAPQIASVINTMLLIRCTNRRKKFLFLSATPDSNLIDRLKLAGFRCQEINPIEQDKYQFPDTLEQEQQLKTQGWRQVARTISLNFIPLEPSFKASEAWLKENSNLILEQFQQYPGSKGAIILNSIAAVKRLKQFFKLIFQAHDLTVEENTGLSSKTQREDSLKADLLIGTSTIDVGVDFKINFLIFESSDAGNFIQRLGRLGRHDNYEKDGKEIQFQNFTAFAVIPNFLVERLFLGDTPPLEVNQICDRPSFHHIIADKYRQINDFRGYYKRWGAVQSVKICWKLQDKTIQQQYAASLKAFSQACEQVFDTKLKCHAGSIKRWLKEWQEIGGKSGNPIADDAASFRGSSPLQCGLYDLTEENELDRFKTYDLPSILGNLEIEMWTDAAFTRTLKETAARTGQPIAKGRFAHCLAFMKLRSYREERLNWKFTYSGDLQPIADAWKVQVLKGVEIWQPENYWIGEINKKLKKEGLVCYVLRRPVAEVRMRLRLPMHFQIYPISDQYSFHDANAPYAIAFGQSALLLDTLAYTFKSKGDEIWIG; this comes from the coding sequence ATGTCCGAAAGTTACAAAATTAATCTCAAACCCATTTATTCCCAAACCGTCCCCACACCTGATGGGGTGCAAATACCAAAAGGTTGGTCACTATCTTGGCATCAAGTCGCTACTTTAGAAGCACTACGTAATCCCAATATTGACGTAGTATTCAACACTGCAATGACAGGCGATGGTAAAAGCTTGGCTGCATATTTAGAAGTTCTTCAGGGGGAATTTTCCGCAATTGGACTTTACCCAACTAACGAATTAGCCCGTGATCAAGAAACGCAGATTCAAGGATATGTAGAAATATTTCAACCAGCAAATCAACCGCGTGTAGTCAGATTGAGTGGTGCTGATTTAGAAATTTATGCAGAAAATGAAGGATTGAAAAAAGGTCAAGCAATTGGTACGCTTACCAGCCAAAGAGAAGCCTTATTAACCAACCCTGATATTTTCCATTATTTACATAGAGGGGCTTACATAATTCACGGTGATAGTCCCGACAAACTCTGGGGAAAAATCGACAAAGATTTTGACTTGTTTATTTTTGATGAATTTCATGTTTTTGCTGCACCACAGATAGCCAGTGTGATTAACACCATGTTGTTAATTCGCTGTACAAATCGCCGCAAGAAATTTCTGTTCCTTTCTGCAACACCAGATAGTAATCTAATTGATAGATTAAAATTGGCGGGATTTCGTTGTCAAGAAATCAATCCTATTGAGCAAGATAAATATCAATTTCCTGATACACTAGAACAAGAACAGCAACTTAAAACCCAAGGATGGCGACAAGTTGCACGGACAATCTCGCTGAATTTTATTCCTCTAGAACCGAGCTTTAAAGCATCAGAAGCTTGGTTAAAAGAAAATAGCAATTTGATTTTAGAGCAGTTTCAGCAATATCCCGGAAGTAAAGGAGCAATAATTCTTAATTCCATTGCAGCAGTTAAGAGACTTAAACAATTTTTTAAGCTAATTTTCCAAGCTCATGATTTAACAGTAGAGGAAAATACAGGTTTATCAAGTAAAACTCAGAGAGAGGATTCATTAAAAGCAGATTTACTTATTGGCACTAGTACTATTGATGTAGGTGTCGATTTTAAAATCAATTTCTTGATTTTTGAATCTTCCGATGCAGGTAACTTTATTCAACGATTGGGTCGCTTAGGTAGGCATGATAACTATGAGAAAGATGGTAAAGAAATTCAGTTTCAAAATTTTACAGCTTTTGCCGTAATTCCTAACTTTTTGGTAGAACGTTTATTTCTGGGAGATACACCACCTTTAGAAGTCAATCAAATTTGCGATCGCCCTAGTTTTCATCACATAATTGCTGATAAATATCGCCAAATTAATGATTTTCGTGGCTATTACAAACGTTGGGGTGCAGTACAGTCAGTTAAAATTTGTTGGAAACTGCAAGATAAGACCATTCAACAACAGTATGCAGCTAGTTTAAAGGCATTTAGCCAAGCTTGCGAACAGGTTTTTGATACTAAGCTGAAGTGTCATGCAGGCAGTATAAAACGATGGTTGAAAGAATGGCAGGAGATAGGAGGTAAATCAGGAAATCCCATTGCAGATGATGCTGCTAGTTTTCGCGGTTCGAGTCCTCTGCAATGTGGTTTGTATGATTTGACCGAAGAAAATGAACTAGACAGATTTAAAACCTACGATTTACCAAGCATTTTAGGGAATTTAGAAATTGAAATGTGGACAGATGCGGCATTTACACGGACACTTAAAGAAACCGCAGCACGCACTGGACAACCCATAGCCAAAGGCAGATTTGCTCACTGTCTAGCATTTATGAAGTTGCGTTCCTACCGCGAGGAACGGCTAAATTGGAAGTTTACTTATTCTGGCGACTTGCAACCAATTGCAGATGCTTGGAAAGTTCAGGTTTTAAAGGGCGTGGAAATTTGGCAACCTGAAAACTACTGGATTGGGGAAATTAACAAAAAATTGAAGAAAGAAGGTTTAGTCTGCTACGTGCTGCGCCGTCCTGTAGCGGAAGTGCGGATGCGGCTACGGCTACCGATGCACTTTCAGATTTACCCCATTAGCGATCAGTATAGCTTTCATGATGCTAACGCACCGTATGCGATCGCTTTTGGTCAATCAGCATTGTTGCTTGATACTTTGGCGTACACATTTAAAAGCAAAGGAGATGAGATATGGATTGGTTGA